One Halovivax ruber XH-70 genomic region harbors:
- a CDS encoding DUF354 domain-containing protein translates to MKIVVTIQHPAHVHFYRHAIDELDEQGHDVFVYARENDLAVPLLEAYGIDHEVLAGPQRSLASLARVQATYEWRLFTRARRIDPDVMTAIGGVAVSHVAPLVDARSVVFVDNEGVWSHRLMAPFADVIATPASFEDDFGDGHVRYQGFQELAYLHPNRFEPDPDRLRAAGVDPSDRYFFCRFRTWDAFHDVGEGGLSPAGKRDLVSRFDDRGTVYISSSDPLPPDLEPYRQPIPPTAVHDLLYYADCYAGDSATMATEAALLGTPAVRIQSFATDFDADMSNFVVLETEYDLLRSTADESVALALADELSADPETPARWKRRRDAVVGDLQDGTTLIVDLLTRQARTRPTQTADVAYSSSSR, encoded by the coding sequence ATGAAGATCGTCGTGACGATCCAGCATCCGGCGCACGTCCACTTCTACCGACACGCGATCGATGAACTAGACGAGCAGGGTCACGACGTCTTCGTGTACGCCCGCGAGAACGATCTCGCCGTCCCGCTGCTGGAGGCCTACGGTATCGACCACGAGGTCCTCGCAGGGCCCCAGCGCTCTCTCGCGTCGCTCGCACGGGTACAGGCGACCTACGAGTGGCGGCTGTTCACCCGGGCGCGTCGGATCGACCCGGACGTGATGACCGCGATCGGTGGCGTGGCCGTCTCCCACGTGGCGCCCCTGGTCGACGCTCGTAGTGTAGTGTTCGTCGATAACGAGGGCGTCTGGTCTCATCGACTGATGGCACCGTTTGCGGACGTGATCGCCACGCCGGCGTCGTTCGAGGACGACTTCGGGGACGGTCACGTTCGCTACCAAGGGTTTCAGGAACTCGCGTACCTCCATCCGAACCGGTTCGAACCCGATCCGGACCGACTCCGTGCGGCGGGTGTCGACCCGTCGGATCGGTACTTCTTCTGCCGGTTCCGAACGTGGGACGCGTTTCACGACGTCGGCGAAGGGGGGCTCTCACCGGCCGGAAAGCGCGACCTCGTCTCACGCTTCGACGACCGCGGCACCGTCTACATCTCCAGTTCGGATCCGCTTCCCCCGGATCTCGAACCGTATCGACAGCCGATCCCGCCGACGGCCGTCCACGATCTGCTCTACTACGCCGACTGTTACGCCGGCGATTCGGCGACGATGGCGACCGAAGCCGCCCTCCTCGGGACGCCAGCGGTGCGAATCCAATCGTTCGCGACCGACTTCGACGCGGACATGAGTAACTTCGTCGTCCTCGAGACCGAGTACGATCTCCTCCGCTCGACGGCCGACGAATCGGTCGCGCTCGCGCTCGCCGACGAGCTGAGTGCGGATCCGGAAACACCGGCCCGGTGGAAACGACGACGCGACGCGGTGGTTGGCGACTTGCAGGATGGAACGACCCTGATCGTCGACTTGCTCACCCGACAAGCCCGAACTCGACCGACACAAACTGCCGACGTCGCTTACTCCTCGTCGTCGCGGTGA
- a CDS encoding Na(+)/H(+) antiporter subunit D: MALEPYVVPPVLLVLFALLAYVVRPRLIHPAGLVVTAGALAYAALVPADYELSGTLFGSGTFGFAGFDVVFVSVDPFSRLMGLIFAFIGFVAVLYSWSTDAPPTQTAYALTYVASSLGAVFAGDWLLLLFFWEVMAITSTLLVWHHGGAAVRAGFRYAVWHGIGGSLLMAAVIWHYQSPGVGTFVMTGDGIATGIPQVLAALGIGINVAFVGFHAWLPDTYPRPHIAASVFLCVYTTKTGVYALFRAFPEGNLAIAYMGGAMAVFGATFALLQSDMRRLLSYHIQSQVGYMVAGVGIGSALATAGAFGHVFNHILYKALLFMTVGVVIYRTGAESLDRIHGMRRAMPITFLAFTIAALSIAGFPGFNGFVSKGMVLYEAHHYPEYEALWYLLLLGGVGTFMSFIKLGYYVFFYGEQTHDVERASVGQSVAMLSVAALCVFYGVYPDALVSILPRASAAAHYHVFDSFQVLESFVLAATGLFGFVLVKGPLSRVGRIPDIDLAYNPLSVGLGRGSLRAVNRAIGTLDRASTSAALGTISLGAVATSRSSPEADRTHRDGLTLVERGLTLAFTRRAGIGAAVILVLLATTLLLALGFV, encoded by the coding sequence ATGGCACTCGAACCGTACGTCGTTCCGCCAGTATTGCTCGTCCTGTTCGCACTGCTCGCCTACGTGGTGCGACCGAGACTGATCCACCCCGCCGGGCTGGTCGTGACCGCCGGCGCGCTCGCGTACGCCGCACTCGTCCCCGCCGACTACGAGCTTTCGGGCACCCTCTTCGGCAGTGGGACGTTCGGATTCGCCGGATTCGACGTCGTGTTCGTCTCCGTCGATCCGTTCAGCCGATTGATGGGCCTGATCTTTGCCTTCATCGGCTTCGTCGCCGTGCTCTACTCCTGGTCGACCGACGCCCCGCCGACCCAGACGGCGTACGCGTTGACGTACGTCGCCTCTAGTCTGGGGGCGGTCTTCGCCGGCGACTGGCTCCTCCTGTTGTTCTTCTGGGAGGTGATGGCGATTACGTCGACGCTGCTCGTCTGGCACCACGGCGGCGCCGCTGTCAGGGCTGGCTTCAGGTACGCCGTCTGGCACGGCATCGGCGGCAGCCTGTTGATGGCCGCCGTCATCTGGCACTATCAGAGCCCCGGCGTTGGAACGTTCGTCATGACCGGTGACGGTATCGCGACCGGCATCCCACAGGTGCTGGCCGCACTCGGCATCGGGATCAACGTCGCGTTCGTCGGATTCCACGCGTGGCTTCCCGACACCTACCCGCGCCCGCACATCGCCGCGAGCGTCTTCCTCTGTGTCTACACGACCAAGACCGGCGTCTACGCGCTCTTTCGGGCGTTCCCCGAGGGCAACCTCGCCATCGCCTACATGGGCGGGGCGATGGCCGTCTTCGGCGCCACGTTCGCACTCCTGCAGAGCGATATGCGCCGACTCCTCTCCTATCACATCCAGTCGCAGGTCGGCTACATGGTCGCCGGTGTCGGTATCGGATCCGCGCTCGCGACCGCCGGCGCGTTCGGGCACGTCTTCAACCACATCCTCTACAAGGCGCTGCTGTTCATGACCGTCGGCGTGGTGATCTATCGGACCGGTGCGGAGAGTCTCGACAGGATTCACGGCATGCGTCGAGCGATGCCGATCACGTTCCTCGCCTTTACGATCGCCGCGCTCTCGATCGCCGGCTTCCCCGGCTTCAACGGCTTCGTGAGCAAGGGGATGGTGCTCTACGAGGCCCACCACTATCCCGAGTACGAGGCGCTGTGGTACCTCCTCCTGCTCGGCGGCGTCGGGACGTTCATGTCGTTCATCAAGCTCGGCTACTACGTGTTCTTCTACGGCGAACAGACCCACGACGTGGAGCGCGCTTCCGTCGGGCAGTCGGTCGCGATGCTCTCCGTCGCAGCGCTGTGTGTCTTCTACGGCGTCTATCCGGACGCCCTCGTCTCCATCCTGCCACGTGCGAGCGCGGCGGCCCACTATCACGTCTTCGATAGCTTCCAGGTCCTGGAATCCTTCGTCTTGGCGGCGACGGGCCTATTCGGGTTCGTGCTGGTGAAGGGACCGCTCAGCCGTGTCGGTCGCATCCCGGACATCGACCTCGCGTACAACCCGCTCTCGGTCGGGCTCGGTCGTGGCTCGCTCCGGGCGGTCAACCGAGCTATCGGGACGCTCGATCGAGCGTCGACGAGTGCTGCGCTAGGGACGATTTCACTGGGAGCAGTCGCCACGAGTCGGTCGTCACCCGAAGCCGATCGAACGCACCGGGATGGGCTCACCCTCGTCGAACGTGGCCTCACTCTGGCGTTCACCCGACGGGCTGGAATTGGGGCCGCCGTGATTCTCGTCCTGTTGGCGACGACCCTGCTCCTCGCGCTCGGGTTCGTGTAA
- a CDS encoding glycosyltransferase family 2 protein has translation MYRDHSVAVVVPAYNEAGFVGDVLTSMPEYVDRVYAVDDCSTDGTWAEICRFATCDPIDDAAELVSDRIDTNETDHATSPTPSARSDGGDRTGVAPSANSGSRNATRDGTDPSRGPGADVSNQRSPAGPTIVPIRLEENRGVGAAITTGYRCARREGIDVTAVMAGDGQMDPDQLPRLIDPIVEGRAAYAKGNRLRGRAQRNSMSTFRFGGNVLLSLLTKIASGYWGMVDPQNGYTAISGEALEAIDLDSLYTEYGFANDLLVVLNAEGFAIADVAMPAVYGDERSHISYRTFVPRLSWLLWRRFLHRLGIRFVVQDFHPLVALYALGIGGLAVGIWSLVSSRVDRRPTRPSSPGPDAGTPTRDGDDGHTAADPETGHETRSIRWWLAGVWTLCSAIALCLAMAFDHDANEGSVVVEE, from the coding sequence ATGTATCGCGACCACAGTGTCGCCGTCGTGGTTCCGGCGTACAACGAGGCAGGGTTCGTCGGCGACGTACTGACGTCGATGCCGGAATACGTCGATCGGGTCTACGCGGTCGACGACTGTTCGACCGACGGGACGTGGGCGGAAATCTGCCGATTCGCAACGTGTGACCCGATCGACGACGCAGCCGAGCTCGTGTCAGACCGGATCGATACGAACGAAACCGATCACGCGACGTCACCGACACCATCGGCCCGGTCAGATGGCGGGGATCGAACTGGCGTTGCACCCTCCGCCAATTCTGGTTCGAGGAACGCCACCAGAGACGGAACGGACCCGTCACGCGGGCCAGGAGCTGACGTATCGAACCAGCGATCGCCTGCAGGGCCGACGATCGTGCCGATCCGCCTCGAGGAAAATCGCGGCGTCGGGGCGGCGATCACGACTGGATATCGGTGTGCACGGAGGGAGGGCATCGACGTCACCGCCGTGATGGCCGGCGATGGGCAGATGGATCCCGATCAGCTCCCACGACTCATAGATCCCATCGTCGAGGGACGGGCGGCGTATGCGAAGGGGAATCGACTGCGTGGGCGGGCCCAGAGGAATTCGATGTCGACGTTTCGATTCGGCGGAAACGTCTTGCTCTCGCTGTTGACCAAAATCGCGAGCGGGTACTGGGGAATGGTCGATCCGCAGAACGGCTATACCGCGATCTCCGGGGAGGCACTGGAGGCGATCGACCTGGACTCGCTGTACACGGAGTACGGCTTCGCGAACGATTTGCTCGTCGTGCTGAACGCCGAGGGATTCGCCATCGCCGACGTGGCGATGCCGGCCGTCTACGGCGACGAACGCAGCCACATCAGTTACCGGACGTTCGTCCCGCGACTGTCGTGGTTGCTCTGGCGTCGGTTCCTCCACCGGCTCGGGATCCGGTTCGTCGTGCAAGATTTCCACCCGCTCGTCGCCCTCTACGCGCTGGGGATCGGTGGGCTCGCCGTGGGAATCTGGTCACTCGTTTCGAGTCGCGTGGACAGGCGGCCGACCCGTCCGTCGTCTCCAGGGCCCGATGCAGGCACACCGACGAGAGACGGTGACGACGGACACACGGCTGCGGATCCCGAAACCGGTCACGAGACGCGTTCGATCCGGTGGTGGCTCGCAGGGGTGTGGACGCTGTGTTCGGCCATCGCCCTCTGTCTCGCGATGGCGTTCGATCACGACGCGAACGAAGGCTCGGTGGTGGTCGAAGAATGA
- a CDS encoding monovalent cation/H+ antiporter subunit D family protein, translating to MPVDSILPLLAVAIPAIAIPLILALGRRPNVREGVTLTAAFATFATVASMVPDVLDGAAYETDLGTFLSTGLGDPIGFTLQADRLGVLFALLASFLWIATSFYSIGYMRGLDEHDQTRFFAAFAASIASAMGVAFGANLVTLFVFYEVLSIATYPLVAHDESEEAIWAGRKYLLYTLGGGVAVLAGTVMVYALTGTTTFQAGGIAALTEDPMMARVAFALLVGGFGVKAALMPFHSWLPDAMVAPTPVSALLHAVAVVKSGVFGIARVVLEVYGPGAIQDLGVGIALATVAAITLVTASIIALKQDNLKRRLAYSTVSQLSYIVLGLGLASPAALVGALLHIPAHAFMKITLFFCAGAIHVETHTDDISDMAGIGKRMPLTMSAFAVAAAGMAGMPLLAGFVSKWYLLVGAVELDLAIFAVVLLVSGVLNVAYYWPIVYQAFFEDEHHPDPKPLLEFPPGGLTSSETGVEASAARTNGGRHLAATVEPTGAAVDTDADESASVQSDGAGHDHEESVADTDVADDHASSHGGGHTADSGWERRSWRTESTWFMLGPIVLAAVGAVVLGLVPGHVVFLELIEHIVDVATEVTH from the coding sequence ATGCCGGTCGACTCGATTCTGCCGCTGCTCGCGGTGGCGATTCCGGCGATCGCGATTCCGTTGATCCTCGCGCTCGGTCGACGACCGAACGTCCGCGAGGGCGTCACGCTGACCGCTGCCTTCGCTACCTTCGCGACGGTGGCCAGTATGGTCCCCGACGTGCTCGATGGTGCGGCCTACGAGACCGATCTCGGGACTTTCCTCTCGACGGGGCTCGGTGACCCGATCGGGTTCACGCTCCAGGCAGACCGCCTGGGCGTGCTGTTCGCCTTGCTCGCGTCCTTCCTCTGGATCGCGACGAGCTTCTACTCGATCGGCTACATGCGGGGGCTCGACGAGCACGATCAGACGCGGTTCTTCGCAGCGTTCGCGGCGAGTATCGCGTCGGCGATGGGCGTCGCGTTCGGGGCGAACCTCGTCACACTGTTCGTCTTCTACGAAGTGCTCTCGATCGCGACGTATCCGCTCGTGGCCCACGACGAGTCCGAGGAGGCGATCTGGGCCGGCCGGAAGTACCTGCTCTACACGCTTGGTGGCGGTGTCGCCGTGCTGGCCGGCACGGTGATGGTGTACGCGTTGACGGGCACGACGACGTTCCAGGCCGGCGGCATCGCTGCCCTCACCGAAGATCCGATGATGGCACGTGTCGCGTTCGCCCTGCTCGTGGGCGGGTTCGGCGTCAAGGCCGCGCTGATGCCGTTTCACTCGTGGCTGCCGGACGCGATGGTCGCGCCGACGCCCGTCTCGGCGCTGTTGCACGCGGTCGCGGTCGTCAAGAGCGGGGTGTTCGGGATCGCCCGGGTCGTCCTGGAAGTCTACGGCCCCGGCGCCATCCAGGATCTCGGCGTCGGAATCGCGCTCGCCACGGTCGCTGCCATCACACTCGTCACGGCCAGTATCATCGCGTTGAAACAGGACAACCTGAAGCGCCGGCTCGCCTACTCGACCGTGTCACAGCTGTCGTACATCGTCCTCGGACTCGGGCTCGCGAGTCCGGCCGCGCTCGTCGGGGCGTTGTTGCACATCCCTGCCCACGCGTTCATGAAGATCACCCTGTTCTTCTGTGCCGGGGCGATCCACGTCGAGACGCACACCGACGACATCAGCGACATGGCCGGCATCGGCAAGCGGATGCCGTTGACGATGTCCGCGTTCGCGGTCGCGGCGGCTGGAATGGCGGGGATGCCCTTGCTCGCCGGGTTCGTGAGTAAGTGGTACCTGCTCGTCGGTGCAGTCGAGCTCGACCTGGCGATCTTCGCCGTCGTCCTGCTCGTCTCGGGCGTGCTCAACGTCGCCTACTACTGGCCGATCGTCTACCAGGCGTTCTTCGAAGACGAACACCACCCGGACCCGAAACCGCTGCTCGAGTTCCCGCCCGGTGGACTCACGAGTTCCGAGACGGGCGTGGAGGCGAGCGCGGCGCGGACCAACGGCGGTCGACACCTGGCCGCCACGGTAGAACCCACCGGGGCCGCTGTCGACACTGACGCTGACGAGTCTGCCTCGGTTCAGTCCGACGGCGCCGGTCACGATCACGAGGAATCGGTCGCCGACACCGACGTGGCCGACGATCACGCGTCGTCGCACGGTGGGGGCCACACGGCGGATTCGGGCTGGGAGCGCCGGAGCTGGCGCACCGAGAGCACCTGGTTCATGCTCGGACCGATCGTGCTCGCGGCCGTCGGTGCGGTCGTCCTCGGGCTCGTTCCGGGCCACGTGGTCTTTCTGGAACTCATCGAACACATCGTCGATGTTGCGACGGAGGTGACGCACTGA